TACAAGTCATATGGATACCGTGGCGCCTGGTAACAATGTACAACCAATTGTAGCAGAAGATGGTTATATTTATTCAGACGGTACAACAGTACTAGGTGCTGATGATAAAGCGGGTTTAGCGGCAATCTTAGAAACTATTGAAGTTATTAACGAACATCATTTACCCCATGGACAACTACAATTTGTTATAACAGTAGGTGAAGAATCAGGATTAGAAGGCGCTAAAGTTTTAAATTCATCATTATTAGATGCTGATTATGGTTATGCAGTAGATGCTAGTTCTCCTGTAGGCACTACCGTTATAGGCGCTCCTACACAAATGAAATTATCTGCTACCATATATGGTAAAAAGGCACATGCAAGTACGCCTGATATGGGAATTAGTGCAATTAATATCGCCGCTAAAGCTATAAGTGAAATGTCATTAGGGCGTATTGATGATGAAACAACTGCTAATATCGGTCGATTCGAAGGTGGTTCTGCCACAAATGTTGTAGCAGATGAGGTAACTTTACAGGCAGAGGCACGCTCACATTCAGAAGACAAGATTAAAGAACAGGTTGCACATATGAAGCAAGTGTTTGAAAAGACAGCGCAAGAATACGGTTGTTCAGCTTCTGTTTCCATAAAAGAAAGTTACAAAGGATTTAAAGTTGAACCCGAGACCAAAGTCGCACAAATTGCTACCGAGAGTGCACGTCAATTAAATTTAGATCCACAAATTAAAGTCGGCGGCGGCGGTTCAGACGCTAGTATTATTAATTCATATGGCATTGCTTCTGTTATTTTAGGTGTCGGTTATGAAAACATTCATGGTAAAAATGAAAGAATGGAAATAAAGTCTCTACAACTATTAGCGCAGCAATTATTAAAAATAGTTGAATTAACGCATCAATAACGCATTAATATAGTAAAGCTGTTTTAGTGATGTAGTTAGTGCTTTGTGATACAATTAATCTGTAAACTTTAATTAAGAGAGGTTAGTAATATGACACAACAAATTGGTGTAGTAGGTTTAGCAGTAATGGGGAAAAACCTTGCTTGGAATATCGAATCACGCGGATATAGTGTTTCTGTATTCAACCGTTCTTCTGAAAAAACAGATGAAATGGTAAATGAATCTGAGGGTAAAAATATTCACCCAACATACTCAATTGAAGAGTTTGTAAAATCTTTAGAAAAACCCCGTAAAATCTTATTAATGGTTAAAGCTGGTCCAGCAACTGATGCTACGATAGATAGCTTATTACCATTATTGGATAATGATGATATTTTAATCGACGGTGGTAATACAAATTACGAAAACACAATTAGAAGAAATAAAGCCCTTGCCGAAAGTGGCGTTAACTTTATCGGTATGGGTGTTTCAGGTGGCGAAGTTGGTGCGTTAACAGGACCATCATTAATGCCAGGTGGACAAAAAGAAGCTTTCGATAAAGTAAGCGATATATTAGAAGCTATCTCAGCTAAAGCTGACGATGGTGCACCATGTGTTGCTTATATTGGACCAAATGGTGCCGGACATTACGTTAAAATGGTACACAATGGTATCGAATATGCTGATATGCAATTAATTGCTGAAAGTTACGCAATGATGAAAGATTTACTTGGCATGTCACACGAAGCAATTTCTCAAACATTTAAAGATTGGAATGCTGGCGAACTTTCAAGTTACTTAATTGAAATTACAGGTGACATCTTCACTAAATTAGATGAAGGTAACGACGAAGCATTAGTCGAAAAAATCTTAGATACAGCTGGCCAAAAGGGTACTGGTAAATGGACTTCAATCAATGCCCTTGAATTAGGTATTCCATTAACAATTATTACTGAATCCGTATTTGCTAGATTTATTTCTTCAATTAAAGAAGAACGTGTTAATGCATCTAAACAATTAAATGGTCCAAGTGCTAATTTCCAAGGTAACAAAGAAGAATTCTTAGAAAAAATCCGTAAAGCTTTATACATGAGTAAGATTTGTTCATATGCACAAGGATTTACTCAAATGAAAAAAGCTAGCGAAGATAAC
The genomic region above belongs to Staphylococcus durrellii and contains:
- a CDS encoding M20/M25/M40 family metallo-hydrolase, with the protein product MVNNDRLLATFLELVKIDSETGNEEKIQPILKEKLEQLNVQVEEDEAGQYEYLGANNLICTLHSTIGNEKSDKIYFTSHMDTVAPGNNVQPIVAEDGYIYSDGTTVLGADDKAGLAAILETIEVINEHHLPHGQLQFVITVGEESGLEGAKVLNSSLLDADYGYAVDASSPVGTTVIGAPTQMKLSATIYGKKAHASTPDMGISAINIAAKAISEMSLGRIDDETTANIGRFEGGSATNVVADEVTLQAEARSHSEDKIKEQVAHMKQVFEKTAQEYGCSASVSIKESYKGFKVEPETKVAQIATESARQLNLDPQIKVGGGGSDASIINSYGIASVILGVGYENIHGKNERMEIKSLQLLAQQLLKIVELTHQ
- the gndA gene encoding NADP-dependent phosphogluconate dehydrogenase, which translates into the protein MTQQIGVVGLAVMGKNLAWNIESRGYSVSVFNRSSEKTDEMVNESEGKNIHPTYSIEEFVKSLEKPRKILLMVKAGPATDATIDSLLPLLDNDDILIDGGNTNYENTIRRNKALAESGVNFIGMGVSGGEVGALTGPSLMPGGQKEAFDKVSDILEAISAKADDGAPCVAYIGPNGAGHYVKMVHNGIEYADMQLIAESYAMMKDLLGMSHEAISQTFKDWNAGELSSYLIEITGDIFTKLDEGNDEALVEKILDTAGQKGTGKWTSINALELGIPLTIITESVFARFISSIKEERVNASKQLNGPSANFQGNKEEFLEKIRKALYMSKICSYAQGFTQMKKASEDNDWNLKLGDLAMIWREGCIIRAQFLQKIKDAFDNDTNLQNLLLDPYFKDIVTNYQDALRDVVATGVQNGVPTPGFSASINYFDSYRSENLPANLIQAQRDYFGAHTYERKDREGVFHTQWVEE